Proteins from a genomic interval of Burkholderia cepacia GG4:
- the gspI gene encoding type II secretion system minor pseudopilin GspI codes for MRRRLPFPASSSRRPSELVAARPPRGLPVARGFTMIEVLVALAIIAVALAASIRAVGTMATNASDLHRRLLAGWSADNALAQLRLTHAWPEVGEQSFDCSQGNVQLVCTQRVSTTPNPVFRRVQMSVSMPGRAGVLAQMVTVVANETIRPL; via the coding sequence ATGCGTCGTCGCCTGCCCTTCCCGGCTTCTTCTTCCCGCCGCCCAAGTGAACTTGTTGCGGCGCGCCCCCCAAGGGGACTTCCTGTGGCGCGCGGCTTCACGATGATCGAGGTGCTGGTCGCGCTCGCGATCATCGCGGTCGCGCTCGCCGCGTCGATCCGTGCGGTCGGCACGATGGCGACCAACGCGTCCGATCTCCATCGCCGGCTGCTCGCCGGCTGGAGTGCCGACAACGCGCTCGCGCAACTGCGGCTCACGCATGCGTGGCCGGAGGTCGGCGAGCAGAGCTTCGATTGTTCGCAGGGCAACGTGCAGCTGGTCTGCACGCAACGCGTGAGCACCACGCCGAACCCGGTGTTCCGGCGCGTGCAGATGTCGGTGAGCATGCCGGGGCGCGCCGGCGTGCTCGCGCAAATGGTGACGGTGGTCGCGAATGAAACCATCCGTCCGCTCTGA